A genomic window from Leptospira fletcheri includes:
- a CDS encoding restriction endonuclease subunit S: MKNISVTTTIENIFEGDCRLDATYYASDVFQANKILEAYEAKGHDISSIGNFSKGTFNPPPIKRIFTDDIKKGTPYMLPHEMYDFYWEAKKFVLSNKMPNINDWFLKEGWIILSQSGTVGKPYFVTKSDEKIVLSQNAIRIPPQNKDYGGFIYAYLSTWIGQTLLKKDKFGITVKHIRPAQVDSIPVPDIPDEKKKSISEKIKKAFELRNQAIELLNEAKKAIYQELNAPEKNIFEEDDPTEE, from the coding sequence ATGAAAAATATATCAGTTACAACAACAATTGAAAATATATTTGAAGGTGATTGTCGCCTTGATGCAACGTATTATGCTTCCGACGTATTTCAAGCAAACAAAATACTAGAAGCATACGAGGCTAAAGGGCATGACATCTCATCCATTGGTAATTTTTCAAAAGGAACATTTAACCCACCTCCAATAAAACGAATTTTTACTGATGACATTAAAAAGGGTACGCCTTATATGTTGCCTCATGAGATGTACGATTTTTACTGGGAAGCAAAAAAATTCGTCCTATCAAATAAAATGCCAAATATTAATGATTGGTTTTTGAAAGAAGGCTGGATTATACTATCACAGAGTGGCACTGTCGGAAAACCATATTTTGTGACAAAATCGGACGAAAAAATAGTCCTATCTCAAAATGCAATTAGAATTCCGCCGCAAAACAAAGACTATGGTGGTTTTATTTACGCATATCTTTCTACTTGGATTGGGCAAACTCTTTTAAAAAAGGACAAATTTGGAATTACCGTAAAACATATCAGACCTGCACAGGTTGATTCAATACCCGTTCCAGATATTCCAGATGAAAAAAAGAAATCGATTAGCGAAAAAATCAAAAAAGCATTCGAATTGCGTAATCAAGCTATAGAACTTCTAAATGAAGCCAAAAAAGCAATTTATCAAGAACTGAATGCTCCAGAAAAAAATATTTTCGAAGAGGATGATCCGACTGAAGAGTAA
- a CDS encoding restriction endonuclease subunit M — translation MAKNKNNTSISFVPAGKIKCFITGKLRPDTPEEHIRQRMARSLVEEYGYQKDDIEIEWTIVIGKAKKRADIVIFSTGSHHETETIEIIVEAKKETIKPTNTDNGIDQLKSYLAATLNCKYGLWVGSEIQAFEKLEKPGKKLHIDECLDIPFADGKFRIAHSFTDLVPATDVLKDVFKRCHNYIAANQGGSKESAFHEFLKIIFCKVFDERNSKSPQFYIDPDEQRNSKGHKSVNQRIQELFQNVCEEYGYIFGKDEEINLKINVIAYIVSELQKYSLLDTDYDYKGQAYEEIVGSNSRGDRGEFFTPRNLCKLAVDMVKEILGEDSLKKIKVLDPSCGTGGFLKTFVHILNEIIFEEEMSKRGGDAEKAKALSREKLKAICDKNIFGMDFNPVLVRAAQMNLVMHGDGSSNVFHENTLKSFGEYSDATRQYIKDATFDLIISNPPFGEDLSVDDSHTLDQYQISTFESSNKRTVMAPQELFIERSYKFLKPGGLYAIVTPDNIVSNPSYRFLRHWILLKFRIIASVSLPTEMFQPSTGTQTTLLILRKRAKPFQSLEEVKKQCKDEHVFMSIPSRIGHDQRGNIIPLRDEEGNILLKTIIKKRITRTPEGDWQESSIEIQEPISNDMLPHVFNDFKNWLTNYRNEL, via the coding sequence ATGGCAAAAAATAAAAACAATACTAGTATCTCGTTCGTACCCGCCGGTAAAATTAAGTGTTTTATAACTGGTAAGTTACGTCCGGATACTCCCGAAGAACATATTCGCCAACGTATGGCTCGAAGTTTGGTTGAGGAGTATGGTTACCAAAAAGACGATATTGAAATTGAATGGACTATAGTAATCGGGAAGGCTAAAAAAAGAGCTGATATTGTAATTTTTTCTACCGGATCGCATCATGAAACAGAAACAATCGAAATAATTGTTGAAGCTAAAAAGGAAACCATCAAACCAACAAATACAGATAATGGTATTGATCAATTAAAATCATATTTAGCTGCGACTCTTAATTGTAAATATGGTTTGTGGGTGGGAAGTGAAATTCAAGCTTTCGAGAAACTTGAAAAGCCTGGCAAAAAATTACATATTGATGAATGTCTCGATATCCCGTTTGCTGACGGTAAATTTAGGATTGCGCACTCATTTACTGATCTAGTACCTGCAACTGATGTCTTGAAGGATGTTTTTAAGAGATGTCATAATTATATCGCTGCGAACCAAGGAGGAAGTAAAGAATCAGCTTTTCACGAATTTCTAAAAATTATCTTCTGTAAAGTATTTGATGAGAGAAATTCTAAATCCCCGCAGTTTTATATTGACCCCGATGAACAACGAAATTCAAAAGGCCATAAAAGTGTAAATCAGAGAATTCAAGAGTTATTCCAGAATGTTTGTGAAGAATATGGATATATTTTTGGTAAGGATGAAGAAATAAACCTCAAGATTAATGTAATAGCCTATATCGTATCTGAACTTCAGAAGTATAGCTTATTAGACACTGATTATGATTACAAAGGTCAGGCATATGAAGAAATTGTTGGGTCCAACAGTCGCGGCGATAGAGGTGAGTTCTTTACTCCACGGAACCTCTGCAAATTGGCAGTTGATATGGTTAAAGAAATTCTTGGAGAAGATAGCTTAAAGAAAATTAAAGTATTAGACCCATCGTGTGGGACTGGTGGATTTTTAAAAACTTTTGTTCACATTCTTAATGAAATAATTTTCGAGGAAGAAATGAGCAAAAGAGGGGGCGATGCCGAAAAAGCTAAGGCCCTAAGCAGAGAAAAATTAAAAGCTATTTGTGATAAGAATATTTTTGGCATGGATTTTAATCCCGTTTTAGTTCGTGCTGCGCAGATGAATCTTGTAATGCATGGCGATGGTTCTAGTAATGTGTTTCATGAGAATACTCTAAAAAGCTTCGGTGAGTATAGCGATGCAACAAGACAATATATTAAGGATGCAACCTTTGATCTCATAATAAGTAACCCACCTTTCGGTGAGGATTTATCTGTTGATGATTCCCATACATTAGATCAATATCAAATTAGCACTTTTGAATCATCGAATAAAAGAACTGTGATGGCACCTCAAGAGTTATTTATCGAAAGAAGCTATAAATTTTTGAAGCCGGGCGGACTATATGCAATTGTTACTCCTGATAATATAGTTAGTAATCCGTCTTACAGATTTTTACGACATTGGATTTTACTAAAATTCAGAATTATTGCAAGCGTTTCGCTGCCCACAGAAATGTTCCAACCTTCGACCGGCACTCAAACAACCCTATTAATCCTTCGCAAACGCGCGAAACCATTCCAGTCTCTGGAAGAGGTAAAAAAACAATGTAAAGATGAGCATGTCTTTATGTCGATTCCGAGCAGGATTGGTCACGATCAAAGAGGTAATATTATACCGCTAAGAGACGAAGAAGGAAATATTCTTTTAAAAACCATTATAAAAAAGAGAATTACTCGGACACCAGAAGGTGATTGGCAGGAAAGCTCTATCGAAATACAAGAACCTATATCGAATGATATGCTTCCTCATGTATTTAATGATTTCAAAAATTGGTTAACAAATTATAGAAATGAATTATGA
- the metH gene encoding methionine synthase: MKNQFSLYTNPSAQELISQLKDRILVLDGAMGTMIQRYNLTEADYRGERFTDHSFSLKGNNDLLVLTRPEIIEEIHLKFLEAGANIVETNTFNANNISQADYLTQTLVDEINRAAVSVAKSAIRKFKEKNPSRPVFLAGAFGPTNKTLSLSPDVNNPAFRAVTFDELVETFYEQVRALVEEGVDILLPETNIDTLNLKAAIFAIENVFEDLKVRLPVSLSVTITDASGRTLSGQTIEAFYNSIRHANPLSVGINCALGAAEMRPYIEELSKIADCFISCYPNAGLPNAFGGYDQTPEEFGGFIGEFASSGWLNIAGGCCGTTPEHISAAAGAVQECGPRKIPEIGDYTRLSGLEPLNLTQDKGFIMVGERTNVTGSPKFKKLILEGNFEEAVAVALQQVEAGANIIDINFDEALLDGEASMREFLNLIAVEPDIAKVPFMIDSSKWSVLEAGLKCIQGKPIVNSISLKEGEEKFLAQARLVRRYGAAVIVMAFDEQGQAASKDDKVRICVRAFRLLTEKADFPASDIVFDPNILTVGTGIEEHNNYALDFIEAVREIKALCPGAKISGGLSNISFSFRGNNPVREAMHAAFLYHAIRVGMDMAIVNAGMLAVYEEIPKELLILVEDVLLNRRPDATERLIDFAETVKAGEKTDKKEDVWRSGSVEQRLEHALVKGVVEYIEQDTEEARVKYESPLQVIEGPMMDGMRVVGDLFGSGKMFLPQVVKSARVMKKAVAYLLPFMEEENRKREQASQKPKFLIATVKGDVHDIGKNIVSVVLACNNYEVIDLGVMVPCERILEEAKAHRADVVGLSGLITPSLDEMVHVASEMERLGFQVPLLIGGATTSSAHTAVKIAEKYSNPVVHVIDASRVVNVVGKLLNPSLKVEYVKQIREDQKAQREIYFGTRSERKLVSIESARENRLKTDWQTSKIRKPNLTGVKVFDGSVSLEELVPYIDWSPFFQAWELKGRFPSILESEIYGKQARELYADAQKLLDDIVKNKRYQAKGVIGIFPANSVGDDIEVYEDETRAKLLTVFHTLRQQISKEGKDEPNYCLSDFIAPKSSGKIDYIGGFAVTAGHGVEEFAKSFDEKLDDYSSIMAKALGDRLAEAFAEYMHLKVRKEFWGYASEENLPLEDLIREKYRGIRPAAGYPASPDHTEKRTLFDLLQVEKSTGIRLTEHFAMWPASSVSGLYFAHPESKYFAVAKIDRDQIEEYAKRKNKSVPEIEKWLSPNLSYDPKEPVPTV; the protein is encoded by the coding sequence ATGAAAAATCAATTTTCCTTATACACCAATCCGAGCGCCCAAGAACTGATTTCCCAGTTGAAAGACCGTATTCTCGTTTTGGACGGCGCGATGGGCACCATGATTCAAAGGTATAACCTTACGGAAGCCGATTACCGGGGGGAACGTTTTACCGATCATTCCTTTTCCTTAAAAGGAAATAACGACCTTCTAGTTCTTACCAGACCGGAAATCATCGAGGAAATCCATTTGAAATTCCTCGAAGCGGGCGCGAATATCGTCGAGACGAATACCTTCAACGCGAATAATATCTCTCAGGCGGATTATCTGACTCAAACGCTTGTGGACGAGATCAATCGTGCGGCGGTAAGTGTCGCGAAATCTGCCATTCGGAAGTTCAAGGAAAAGAATCCTTCTCGGCCGGTGTTTCTCGCGGGGGCGTTCGGTCCCACGAACAAAACCTTGTCCCTGTCCCCGGACGTGAACAACCCTGCCTTTAGAGCGGTTACATTCGACGAGCTCGTGGAAACTTTCTACGAACAAGTCAGAGCCTTGGTGGAAGAAGGAGTCGATATTCTCCTTCCGGAAACAAACATAGATACTCTGAACCTAAAAGCGGCCATTTTTGCCATCGAAAACGTCTTCGAAGATCTGAAGGTTCGGCTTCCGGTTTCCTTGTCCGTTACGATTACGGACGCTTCGGGAAGAACTCTTTCCGGCCAAACCATAGAAGCTTTTTACAATTCCATCCGTCATGCGAACCCTCTTTCCGTAGGCATCAATTGCGCGTTAGGCGCCGCCGAGATGCGACCTTACATAGAGGAATTATCCAAAATCGCAGATTGTTTCATCAGTTGTTATCCGAATGCAGGGTTGCCGAACGCATTCGGGGGTTACGATCAGACTCCCGAAGAGTTCGGGGGCTTTATCGGGGAATTTGCGTCCTCGGGCTGGTTGAATATCGCGGGAGGCTGTTGCGGAACCACTCCCGAGCATATATCCGCCGCAGCCGGCGCGGTTCAAGAATGTGGTCCCAGAAAAATTCCGGAAATAGGGGACTACACTCGGCTTTCCGGGTTGGAACCTTTAAATCTGACTCAGGATAAGGGTTTTATTATGGTCGGGGAAAGGACGAACGTAACCGGTTCCCCGAAATTTAAGAAGCTGATTCTGGAAGGAAACTTCGAGGAAGCGGTCGCCGTCGCTCTCCAACAAGTGGAAGCCGGAGCCAATATCATAGATATCAATTTCGACGAAGCCCTCTTGGACGGCGAAGCATCCATGAGAGAATTCTTGAATTTGATCGCCGTCGAACCGGATATCGCGAAAGTCCCGTTTATGATCGACAGTTCGAAGTGGTCGGTTCTGGAGGCGGGCTTGAAATGCATCCAGGGGAAACCGATCGTAAACTCGATCTCCCTGAAAGAAGGCGAGGAAAAATTCCTGGCCCAGGCTCGATTGGTGAGAAGATACGGAGCCGCGGTCATCGTCATGGCCTTCGACGAACAGGGCCAAGCCGCGAGTAAGGACGATAAGGTTCGGATTTGTGTTCGGGCCTTCCGATTACTGACGGAAAAGGCGGATTTCCCCGCATCCGATATCGTTTTCGATCCGAATATTCTGACTGTCGGAACGGGTATCGAGGAGCATAATAATTACGCTCTGGATTTCATAGAGGCGGTCCGCGAGATTAAAGCCTTGTGTCCCGGCGCGAAAATAAGCGGAGGCTTGAGTAATATTTCCTTTTCGTTCCGCGGAAACAATCCTGTTAGAGAAGCGATGCACGCCGCATTTTTGTACCATGCGATCCGAGTCGGAATGGATATGGCCATCGTTAACGCAGGTATGTTGGCTGTTTACGAGGAGATTCCCAAAGAACTTCTTATTCTAGTCGAGGACGTTCTTTTGAATCGCCGCCCCGATGCGACCGAGAGATTGATCGACTTTGCGGAAACCGTAAAGGCCGGTGAAAAAACGGACAAGAAAGAGGACGTGTGGAGATCGGGCTCGGTGGAACAAAGGCTCGAACACGCGCTCGTCAAAGGAGTCGTAGAATACATAGAGCAGGATACCGAGGAAGCTCGGGTGAAGTACGAATCCCCTCTGCAAGTGATAGAAGGGCCCATGATGGACGGGATGCGGGTTGTAGGAGATCTATTCGGTTCCGGAAAGATGTTCCTTCCCCAGGTGGTCAAAAGCGCCCGAGTGATGAAAAAGGCTGTCGCTTATCTTTTACCGTTCATGGAAGAGGAAAATCGGAAACGGGAGCAGGCGTCGCAGAAACCTAAATTCCTGATCGCGACGGTAAAGGGAGACGTGCACGATATCGGAAAGAATATCGTATCCGTCGTGTTGGCCTGCAACAATTACGAAGTGATCGATTTGGGAGTGATGGTTCCTTGCGAGAGAATTCTGGAGGAAGCGAAAGCGCATCGCGCGGACGTAGTCGGTCTTTCCGGTTTGATCACGCCTTCCTTGGACGAGATGGTGCACGTCGCTTCCGAAATGGAGAGGCTCGGCTTTCAGGTACCTTTGCTGATCGGTGGAGCTACGACGAGTTCCGCACACACTGCGGTAAAGATCGCGGAGAAGTATTCCAACCCGGTCGTGCATGTGATCGACGCATCCCGTGTAGTCAACGTCGTAGGTAAACTGTTGAATCCTTCCTTGAAGGTAGAATACGTAAAGCAGATCCGCGAGGATCAAAAGGCGCAAAGGGAAATCTATTTCGGAACGAGGAGCGAACGGAAACTCGTGTCCATCGAATCGGCAAGGGAAAATCGTCTCAAGACCGATTGGCAAACTTCGAAGATCCGAAAACCGAATCTGACTGGAGTCAAAGTTTTTGACGGAAGCGTTTCCTTGGAGGAACTGGTTCCGTACATAGATTGGTCCCCTTTCTTTCAAGCTTGGGAATTAAAAGGAAGATTTCCTTCGATCTTGGAAAGTGAAATCTACGGAAAGCAAGCACGCGAATTGTATGCGGATGCACAGAAACTTTTAGACGATATCGTAAAGAACAAGCGCTATCAGGCAAAAGGGGTAATCGGTATCTTTCCCGCTAACAGTGTCGGGGACGATATAGAAGTCTACGAGGACGAGACTCGGGCGAAACTTCTGACAGTCTTTCACACCTTGCGCCAACAGATCTCCAAGGAAGGAAAGGACGAACCCAATTACTGCTTATCCGATTTCATCGCTCCCAAGAGTTCCGGAAAAATCGATTATATCGGCGGCTTTGCTGTGACCGCGGGTCACGGTGTGGAGGAATTCGCCAAGTCTTTCGACGAGAAACTGGACGATTATAGTTCCATCATGGCCAAGGCGCTAGGCGATAGATTGGCGGAAGCTTTTGCAGAATACATGCATTTGAAGGTTCGTAAGGAATTCTGGGGTTACGCTTCGGAAGAAAATCTACCCTTGGAAGATTTGATTCGGGAGAAATACAGAGGAATCCGCCCGGCGGCAGGATATCCTGCAAGTCCGGATCACACCGAAAAACGCACCCTCTTCGATCTATTGCAGGTGGAAAAGAGTACCGGAATCCGATTGACGGAACATTTTGCAATGTGGCCGGCCAGCTCGGTCAGCGGACTCTATTTTGCCCATCCGGAATCGAAATATTTCGCCGTGGCAAAGATTGATCGGGATCAGATCGAAGAGTATGCGAAGCGTAAGAACAAATCGGTACCGGAGATCGAAAAATGGCTTTCTCCCAACCTTTCTTACGATCCCAAAGAGCCGGTTCCGACAGTCTAA
- a CDS encoding ATP-dependent 6-phosphofructokinase, which produces MTKELKRMKTKIKSFGECKIPSPAGYDYYTPEEAKSIFRTVFENQEDWTRYVGSEVDFFEQAGPREKIYFDPRNVTAGIVTCGGLCPGINDVIRGVVMELTYRYGVTRILGFPYGYQGLVKKYGTRPVELTPENVAHIGADGGTILASSRGNQAAEDMVDTLALYGVKILFCIGGDGTLRGAKTIVREIEKRREEISVIGIPKTIDNDINYVQKTFGFSTAFSKAMEAVECAHVEAKGAPNGIGVVKLMGRHSGFIAVNAALASQNVNYCLIPEVDFDLEGEGAFLNVLKDRILKRKHAVIIVAEGAGQKFFGKNEERDASGNLKLGDIGVFLKEKIIEFFKKEHIDTNVKYIDPSYIIRSIPANPEDSIFCGFLAQNAVHAGMAGKTDMVIGIWNNVFTHLPIDLAIQERKVLQPTKSTLWRTLLASTGQPARMTARS; this is translated from the coding sequence ATTACAAAGGAGTTAAAACGGATGAAAACGAAAATCAAGAGTTTCGGTGAATGTAAAATTCCGAGTCCGGCAGGCTACGACTACTATACTCCGGAGGAAGCCAAGTCGATTTTCCGAACCGTTTTCGAAAACCAGGAAGATTGGACGAGATATGTCGGATCCGAAGTGGATTTTTTCGAGCAGGCGGGACCCAGGGAAAAAATTTATTTCGATCCCAGGAACGTGACCGCCGGGATCGTTACCTGCGGCGGGCTCTGCCCGGGCATCAACGACGTGATTCGCGGAGTCGTGATGGAACTGACTTACCGGTACGGCGTTACCCGCATTTTGGGTTTTCCTTACGGGTACCAAGGCTTGGTAAAAAAATACGGAACTCGTCCGGTCGAACTGACTCCGGAAAACGTCGCTCACATCGGAGCGGACGGTGGAACCATTCTGGCTTCTTCCCGCGGAAATCAGGCAGCGGAGGATATGGTCGATACTTTGGCATTGTACGGAGTCAAAATCCTGTTCTGTATCGGAGGAGACGGGACCTTGAGAGGAGCGAAAACGATCGTCCGTGAGATCGAAAAAAGGAGAGAAGAAATTTCCGTGATCGGAATTCCGAAGACCATCGATAACGACATCAATTACGTGCAAAAGACCTTCGGTTTTTCTACCGCGTTTTCGAAGGCCATGGAAGCCGTGGAATGTGCGCATGTGGAAGCCAAAGGCGCTCCCAACGGAATCGGTGTGGTGAAGTTGATGGGTAGACATTCCGGCTTCATCGCCGTGAATGCGGCTTTAGCTTCGCAAAACGTGAATTACTGCCTCATCCCCGAAGTGGACTTCGATTTGGAAGGGGAAGGGGCTTTCCTGAATGTGCTGAAGGACCGCATCCTAAAAAGAAAGCACGCGGTCATTATCGTGGCGGAGGGAGCCGGACAAAAGTTCTTCGGAAAAAACGAGGAAAGGGACGCGTCCGGAAATCTGAAGTTGGGGGATATAGGGGTGTTTTTGAAGGAAAAGATCATAGAGTTTTTCAAGAAAGAACACATAGACACCAATGTGAAATATATCGATCCCAGTTATATCATACGTTCGATTCCCGCAAATCCGGAGGATTCGATTTTTTGCGGCTTCCTTGCCCAGAATGCCGTTCACGCGGGGATGGCCGGAAAAACAGATATGGTCATCGGAATTTGGAATAACGTATTCACTCACTTGCCGATCGATCTCGCGATCCAGGAAAGGAAGGTGCTCCAACCTACGAAGAGCACTTTGTGGCGGACTCTTTTGGCTTCCACCGGGCAACCGGCGAGAATGACCGCTAGATCTTAA
- a CDS encoding LIC_20087 family outer membrane protein, which translates to MGSKIRKKKSAPSVLRPASVFLLSFCFGLSFLYAENNSNFLWDSFGIFPSGQEPTEKAKLGTTAEEPKEKPTVFFSSLTLKSPFEVKLLHDLVPSENESWKSIPGMDTVLPRPLRMVRGRREFFSLYPSLGKEEVFVMALSSSTPKAGNGEAYVGTSTERRTFDSLTDIRSQSTPIPGGNQNISRGLDNQAGNVSVGYAAGNAGIQFGLGMRMAGNSAGLAVPESAKSSIGISYSLLSGSTSQNHMDFFLQFSGIKRFNDRTLLSVETPMPFKGWHQGYEYYVNPGFSVATRNLRFEGLVRVPLHQPFPTTDGVLTPEIQGQLGVKYSFSESSPNLPK; encoded by the coding sequence ATGGGAAGTAAGATTCGAAAAAAGAAATCCGCTCCTTCTGTATTACGACCCGCATCCGTATTTCTCCTTTCATTCTGTTTCGGATTGAGTTTCCTCTACGCCGAAAACAACTCCAACTTCCTCTGGGACTCTTTCGGCATCTTTCCGTCCGGACAGGAGCCGACGGAAAAGGCAAAGCTCGGAACTACGGCGGAAGAACCCAAAGAAAAACCAACCGTCTTCTTTTCCTCTCTCACGCTGAAAAGTCCGTTCGAAGTGAAACTTCTACACGATCTGGTTCCTTCCGAAAACGAATCCTGGAAATCGATCCCAGGGATGGACACCGTTCTCCCGAGACCTCTTCGGATGGTCCGAGGCAGAAGGGAATTCTTTTCGCTCTATCCTTCCCTAGGAAAAGAGGAGGTTTTCGTAATGGCTTTGTCCAGTTCTACGCCCAAGGCCGGAAACGGGGAAGCGTATGTAGGGACTTCCACGGAACGTCGAACCTTCGATTCCCTGACGGATATCCGAAGCCAATCCACTCCCATTCCCGGCGGAAATCAGAATATTTCACGGGGGTTGGACAACCAGGCGGGGAACGTATCCGTCGGATATGCGGCGGGAAACGCGGGAATCCAATTCGGTTTGGGAATGAGAATGGCGGGGAACAGCGCCGGTCTCGCGGTCCCGGAATCCGCAAAGTCATCCATCGGAATCAGTTATTCCTTACTTTCCGGGAGCACCAGCCAAAATCACATGGATTTCTTCCTGCAATTTTCCGGAATCAAACGTTTCAATGATAGAACTTTGCTTTCGGTGGAGACGCCCATGCCTTTCAAAGGCTGGCACCAAGGGTATGAATATTACGTGAACCCCGGATTTTCCGTTGCGACAAGAAACCTTAGATTCGAAGGACTCGTGCGGGTCCCTCTACACCAACCTTTTCCTACCACCGACGGTGTGCTGACTCCGGAAATCCAAGGACAACTAGGGGTGAAATACAGCTTTTCGGAAAGTTCCCCGAACCTTCCGAAATAG
- a CDS encoding indolepyruvate ferredoxin oxidoreductase subunit alpha, which produces MAYVVTEPCRGCKYTYCAAVCPVEAFREGEDFVLIDPEVCIDCNACRKECPANAIFPEDEVPSVWKEWIRKNDLESKTLPTIRDLKQPLLKEPCNINTL; this is translated from the coding sequence TTGGCATATGTAGTGACCGAGCCTTGCAGAGGCTGTAAGTATACCTATTGTGCCGCGGTTTGCCCCGTGGAAGCCTTTCGGGAAGGAGAGGATTTCGTCCTGATCGATCCCGAGGTTTGTATCGATTGCAACGCTTGCCGGAAGGAATGTCCGGCGAACGCAATTTTCCCCGAAGATGAAGTTCCTTCGGTTTGGAAAGAATGGATCCGTAAAAACGACCTGGAGTCGAAAACGTTGCCGACAATCCGGGATTTAAAGCAACCGCTGCTGAAAGAACCCTGCAATATTAATACATTATGA
- the ahcY gene encoding adenosylhomocysteinase produces the protein MSTAAQEKGLNYKVKDISLADWGRQEIILAEKEMPGLMAIRQEHKGKQPLKGARIAGSLHMTIQTAVLIETLTELGAEVRWSSCNIFSTQDHAAAAIAKTGVPVFAWKGETEEEYWWCVEQTLFFEGGKGPNMILDDGGDLTMYVHEKYPKLLEEIKGVSEETTTGVKGLEKLLKKGELKIPAINVNDSVTKSKFDNLYGCRESLADGIKRATDVMLAGKVALVCGYGDVGKGSAASLRNFGARVIVTEIDPICALQAVMEGYQVLRVEDVIETVDIVVTATGNDDIISLESMKSMKDGAILCNIGHFDTEIQMSRLNSEKGVTKLEIKPQVDKYTFPDGKSIIVLAEGRLVNLGCATGHPSFVMSCSFTNQVLAQIELWNNKYEIGVYRLPKKLDEKVAALHLEQLGVRLTKLNAKQAEYIGVSIEGPYKPEHYRY, from the coding sequence ATGTCCACTGCTGCGCAAGAAAAAGGTTTAAACTATAAGGTTAAAGATATCTCCCTCGCCGATTGGGGGCGTCAGGAAATAATTTTAGCGGAAAAAGAAATGCCCGGGTTAATGGCTATCCGTCAGGAACATAAAGGCAAGCAACCTCTGAAAGGAGCCAGAATCGCGGGATCGTTGCACATGACGATTCAAACCGCCGTGCTCATCGAAACTTTGACCGAGTTGGGAGCGGAAGTAAGATGGTCCTCTTGCAATATTTTCTCCACTCAGGATCATGCCGCAGCCGCCATCGCGAAGACCGGCGTTCCCGTATTCGCATGGAAAGGAGAAACCGAAGAGGAATATTGGTGGTGTGTGGAACAGACGTTGTTCTTCGAAGGCGGTAAAGGGCCGAACATGATTCTCGACGACGGCGGGGATTTGACCATGTACGTGCACGAGAAATATCCGAAACTTCTGGAAGAAATCAAAGGCGTGTCGGAAGAGACCACTACCGGTGTGAAAGGGTTGGAAAAACTCCTGAAAAAGGGCGAACTCAAAATTCCCGCCATCAACGTGAACGATTCGGTGACTAAATCCAAATTCGACAATCTTTACGGATGCCGCGAATCTCTGGCGGACGGAATCAAGAGAGCCACAGACGTTATGCTTGCAGGTAAAGTGGCACTGGTTTGCGGATATGGCGACGTAGGTAAAGGGTCCGCAGCGTCCTTACGTAATTTCGGAGCTCGCGTCATCGTTACCGAAATCGATCCAATTTGCGCGCTGCAAGCCGTCATGGAAGGCTATCAGGTCCTACGCGTGGAAGACGTGATCGAAACTGTGGACATCGTGGTGACCGCGACCGGCAACGACGATATCATCAGCCTAGAAAGCATGAAATCCATGAAAGACGGCGCGATCCTTTGTAATATCGGACACTTCGATACCGAGATCCAAATGTCCCGTTTGAACTCCGAAAAAGGGGTCACGAAACTCGAGATCAAACCGCAGGTGGACAAATACACGTTCCCGGACGGCAAATCGATCATCGTTTTGGCCGAAGGTCGTTTAGTGAATCTGGGTTGTGCGACAGGGCATCCTTCTTTCGTGATGTCGTGCTCGTTTACGAACCAAGTACTCGCTCAAATCGAACTTTGGAACAACAAATACGAGATCGGAGTCTATCGTCTTCCCAAGAAGTTGGACGAAAAAGTCGCTGCTTTGCATCTGGAACAGCTCGGCGTACGTCTTACGAAATTGAACGCGAAACAAGCGGAGTATATCGGCGTTTCCATCGAAGGCCCTTATAAGCCGGAGCATTATCGCTACTAA